A region from the Paenibacillus humicola genome encodes:
- a CDS encoding phytanoyl-CoA dioxygenase family protein has protein sequence MTQLQDIPELVRRFRRDGYLILRGVLPEEKAARLNSAIDGILEEEPEALSYNIYNSVERHPELIDEPALLPLMVNLIGYNIQLHISHLTVRKPNPDGVRTESQSFIHWHQDGPHPQFPRIHGLTSTYYVKIGYILSDMSQPDRGNTKIIPGSHLKSDFAPVQKDVNVPVDGEMQVCGKPGDVFIFAQNLWHAGAPNRSGFTRRQLFMGYSPIWMRPIDYHKASDRLLAGASPFRRQLLGDISSNCFKYYVPEESMVPLKALWLGGELGEDAYSVE, from the coding sequence ATGACGCAATTGCAGGACATTCCGGAGCTGGTCCGCCGGTTCCGCCGGGACGGTTATCTGATTTTGCGCGGCGTGCTCCCGGAGGAAAAGGCGGCAAGGCTGAATTCCGCCATCGACGGCATCCTTGAAGAGGAGCCGGAGGCGTTGTCCTACAATATTTACAACAGCGTGGAGCGGCATCCGGAGCTGATCGACGAACCGGCGCTGCTGCCGCTCATGGTCAACCTGATCGGCTACAACATCCAGCTGCATATCTCGCATTTGACCGTGCGAAAGCCCAATCCGGATGGCGTGAGGACGGAGTCCCAAAGCTTCATCCATTGGCATCAGGACGGCCCGCATCCGCAGTTCCCGCGCATTCACGGGCTGACCTCGACCTATTACGTGAAAATCGGGTACATCCTGAGCGACATGTCGCAGCCGGACCGGGGCAATACGAAAATCATCCCCGGCAGCCACCTGAAGTCGGATTTCGCTCCGGTGCAGAAGGATGTGAACGTGCCGGTCGACGGGGAAATGCAGGTGTGCGGCAAGCCGGGCGACGTCTTCATTTTCGCGCAAAACCTGTGGCATGCCGGGGCGCCCAACCGCTCCGGGTTTACGAGGCGGCAGCTGTTCATGGGCTACAGCCCGATCTGGATGCGGCCGATCGATTACCACAAAGCGTCGGACCGGCTGCTGGCGGGAGCGAGCCCGTTCCGCCGCCAGCTGCTGGGCGATATCAGCAGCAACTGTTTCAAATATTACGTGCCCGAGGAATCGATGGTGCCGCTAAAAGCGTTATGGCTCGGCGGCGAGCTCGGGGAGGACGCGTATTCGGTGGAATAG
- a CDS encoding extracellular solute-binding protein → MKTRKTLAAALAVLLLTVGLLAGCSPSGKSTNGEGASAPSNEGGSAPTGGTSGAVKLDIIETGNNLPTPDKDYIKEALDKALGTDLNLTVYASADDYKNQLNVRLASGNSPDLFQVPDRASLKQFAQQGLLLDLTPYMEQLQPVKSFIGDESLKKTTIDGKIYAIPKAPNIPYNTYWIRKDWLDKLGLQPPQTIDEFLNVVKAFAEKDPDGNGKKDTIGLTGSKLSTFSPIFGAFGVGDPNTFYVKDGKLVNSLYDPAMKDALAFIKKLNDTGAVDPEIMANTGLQHQEKAIKGQAGIVWIDWPNMSKDQFTEQIKKVNPNADWIQLAPPKGPGGQYDGPFDIGGTSGIYAIPKALEKNKDKLQKVLDLLNYVSGKEGSMLVQYGIAGKHYNLEGDKVVPTDLMAKEGGFTWLYQFTGRPEMSYLQTKFAPQAKYIEFANSQPRIQILNGFLTNPDGFNPADATRFIEENLVQFIYGKAPLDGYDNFLKTLETSMNFKTYMDDSMKQLQDLGYGK, encoded by the coding sequence ATGAAAACAAGAAAAACGTTAGCCGCCGCACTCGCCGTTTTGCTGCTGACCGTCGGCCTGCTTGCCGGCTGCTCGCCTTCCGGCAAATCGACCAATGGCGAAGGAGCTTCCGCGCCTTCGAACGAAGGCGGCTCCGCGCCTACCGGCGGGACGTCCGGTGCGGTGAAGCTGGACATTATCGAGACCGGCAACAACTTGCCGACTCCGGATAAAGACTACATCAAGGAAGCGCTCGACAAGGCGCTCGGGACCGACCTGAACTTGACCGTCTACGCATCGGCCGACGATTACAAGAACCAGCTGAACGTCAGGCTCGCGTCGGGCAATTCTCCCGATCTGTTCCAGGTGCCGGACCGCGCTTCGCTGAAGCAGTTCGCGCAGCAGGGATTGCTGCTGGATCTGACGCCGTATATGGAGCAGCTTCAGCCGGTCAAGTCGTTTATCGGGGACGAAAGCCTCAAGAAAACGACGATCGACGGCAAAATCTATGCCATCCCGAAAGCGCCGAACATTCCGTATAACACGTACTGGATCCGCAAGGATTGGCTCGACAAGCTCGGCCTGCAGCCGCCGCAGACGATCGACGAATTTCTGAATGTCGTGAAAGCGTTCGCAGAGAAGGATCCGGACGGCAACGGCAAGAAGGATACGATCGGGCTGACCGGCAGCAAGCTGTCGACGTTCTCGCCGATTTTCGGCGCCTTCGGCGTCGGGGACCCGAATACGTTCTACGTCAAGGACGGCAAGCTCGTCAATTCCCTGTACGACCCGGCGATGAAGGACGCGCTTGCGTTCATCAAGAAGCTGAACGACACCGGCGCGGTCGATCCGGAGATTATGGCCAATACCGGCCTGCAGCATCAGGAGAAAGCGATCAAGGGCCAGGCGGGCATCGTCTGGATCGACTGGCCGAACATGAGCAAGGACCAGTTCACTGAGCAGATCAAGAAGGTGAACCCGAACGCGGACTGGATTCAGCTGGCCCCGCCGAAAGGACCGGGCGGCCAATACGACGGCCCGTTCGATATCGGGGGAACGTCCGGCATCTATGCGATTCCGAAGGCGCTGGAGAAAAACAAAGACAAACTGCAGAAGGTGCTGGACCTGCTTAATTACGTCTCCGGCAAGGAAGGCTCGATGCTGGTGCAGTACGGCATCGCGGGCAAGCACTATAATCTGGAAGGCGATAAAGTGGTGCCGACCGATCTGATGGCCAAGGAAGGCGGCTTCACCTGGCTGTACCAGTTTACCGGGCGGCCGGAAATGTCCTACCTGCAGACGAAATTCGCTCCGCAGGCCAAATATATCGAATTCGCCAACAGCCAGCCGCGGATCCAGATTTTGAACGGCTTCCTGACCAATCCCGACGGCTTTAATCCGGCGGACGCCACGCGGTTCATCGAGGAAAATTTGGTGCAGTTCATTTACGGAAAAGCACCGTTGGACGGCTATGACAACTTCCTGAAAACGCTGGAAACGAGCATGAATTTTAAAACGTACATGGACGATTCGATGAAGCAGCTGCAGGATCTCGGGTACGGCAAATAA
- a CDS encoding carbohydrate ABC transporter permease encodes MVKSLDDRIAGAVVIVILLLCGAVAVFPLLYVLSVSITPFSEVLKNGGFILIPRAVTFDAYNKLLTESNIPRAFGVTVIVTVVGTILNLAITGLMAYPLSRRQLPGRSLFLMMVVFTLLFSGGIIPTYLVVKSLGLLDSIWAMILPNLVWSFNVLIMKSFYESLPEELFESARMDGAGEFRILWQIVVPLSVPVTLTIGLFYAVGHWNEFFQAIMYVTDRTLFPLQVIVREILVQTQQPLENAENMTPTQTLQMASVIMASLPIIVIYPFLQKHFTKGMLLGSVKG; translated from the coding sequence ATGGTAAAAAGCCTGGACGACCGCATTGCCGGCGCCGTCGTGATCGTCATTTTGCTGCTGTGCGGGGCCGTGGCGGTATTCCCGCTCCTGTACGTGCTGTCCGTGTCGATCACGCCGTTCAGCGAAGTGCTCAAGAACGGCGGCTTCATTCTCATTCCGAGAGCGGTTACGTTCGATGCTTATAACAAGCTGCTGACCGAATCGAACATCCCCCGCGCGTTCGGCGTGACGGTTATCGTGACGGTCGTCGGGACGATTCTCAACCTGGCGATCACGGGGCTTATGGCGTACCCGCTCAGCCGCAGGCAGCTGCCGGGCCGCAGCCTGTTTCTGATGATGGTCGTGTTCACGCTGCTGTTCAGCGGCGGCATCATTCCGACCTATCTCGTGGTCAAGTCGCTTGGACTGCTGGATTCGATCTGGGCGATGATCCTGCCGAATCTCGTCTGGAGCTTCAACGTGCTCATTATGAAAAGCTTCTACGAAAGCCTCCCGGAGGAGCTGTTCGAATCCGCGCGGATGGACGGCGCGGGCGAATTCCGCATCCTGTGGCAGATCGTCGTGCCGCTCTCGGTGCCGGTCACGCTCACCATCGGCCTGTTCTACGCCGTGGGCCACTGGAACGAATTTTTCCAGGCGATCATGTACGTGACCGACCGGACGCTGTTTCCGCTGCAGGTCATCGTCCGCGAAATATTGGTCCAGACGCAGCAGCCGCTCGAGAATGCGGAGAACATGACGCCGACGCAGACGCTGCAGATGGCGTCCGTCATTATGGCCAGCCTGCCGATCATCGTCATCTATCCGTTTCTGCAGAAGCATTTTACGAAAGGCATGCTGCTCGGCTCGGTCAAAGGTTGA
- a CDS encoding ABC transporter permease has product MLLPGVIYYIVFKYIPMYGVVIAFKDFNMSDGILLSPWADPWNKYFLQFFHSPYFTQLLTNTFLISVYKLIFGMAPPILMALLLNECRVRWLKSLIQTLTYMPHFLSWVIIYGILLALLSQSSGLVNQWIENAGGQSIPFLTSTSYFRSILVGSEIWQNLGWGAIIYLAAITGIDPTLYEAARSDGAGRLRMIWHITLPGIRSVIVMLLILNLGHLLDAGFEQIYIMYNIQVYAVADILDTWVFRTGLQQLNFSLASAVGLFKAAIGLVLVLASNKLAKRWGEGIW; this is encoded by the coding sequence ATGCTTCTGCCAGGCGTCATTTATTACATCGTGTTCAAATATATCCCGATGTACGGCGTTGTCATCGCGTTTAAAGATTTCAACATGTCGGACGGCATCCTGCTGAGCCCGTGGGCGGACCCGTGGAACAAATATTTTTTGCAGTTTTTCCACTCGCCGTATTTCACCCAGCTGCTGACCAACACGTTCCTGATCAGCGTCTACAAACTGATTTTCGGCATGGCGCCGCCGATCCTGATGGCGCTGCTGCTGAACGAATGCCGCGTGAGATGGCTGAAATCGCTCATCCAGACGCTGACGTATATGCCCCATTTTCTGTCCTGGGTCATTATCTACGGCATTCTGCTCGCGCTGCTGTCGCAAAGCTCCGGCCTTGTCAACCAGTGGATCGAGAACGCGGGCGGGCAGTCGATTCCGTTCCTGACGTCGACCTCCTATTTCCGCTCGATTCTCGTCGGCTCCGAAATATGGCAAAATCTCGGCTGGGGCGCGATCATCTACTTGGCCGCCATTACCGGCATCGACCCGACCCTGTACGAGGCGGCGCGGTCGGACGGCGCGGGCCGGCTGCGGATGATCTGGCATATTACGCTTCCCGGCATCCGCAGCGTCATCGTCATGCTGCTCATTCTGAACCTCGGCCATCTGCTGGATGCGGGCTTCGAGCAAATTTACATCATGTATAACATTCAAGTATATGCCGTGGCGGACATTCTTGACACCTGGGTGTTCCGGACCGGCCTGCAGCAGCTGAACTTCAGCCTCGCTTCGGCGGTCGGGCTGTTCAAGGCGGCGATCGGGCTCGTGCTGGTATTGGCCTCGAACAAACTCGCGAAGCGCTGGGGGGAAGGCATATGGTAA